The region GGCCTGAAACCTCAGCCATTTTTGCTAACCCCATGTTTGTTCCCATCGCAACAATACAGGCGAAAATTTCACGGGGATCAGCTTCATGCTTTACATAACGATCTAATACATGGGTAAATGCATTTAAAAATCCAGTATTACCCGCAACAAACCACAGTAGATCCGCAATACCAATTCCTGGTAACTGGCTGTAAAAATCGCTATTAACGGATTCATCACTGCTCGGATAAAGCAGCTTCCAACGACGCTTTTCGGCAGCCCCAATTACTTTAATATGTTTGTTGACCCCATCAGAAATATGTTGGTTAATCGCACTATAACGTGCTGCTAGCATAGTATGAAATACAGCCAGAGTATCTTGGATAGGGGCCAATAAAATGGGTGCACCAATATCTTGCAATACTCGTTCTTTATCCTGCCATCTAAGATCGCTTATTAAGTCATCTTCAAAGCGGCGAAATTCATTACTATGTTTAACGTACACATCACCCGCTTCCAGTGAGTTGCGTAGTAGGCGATAGACCAAAAACTCATAGCGATCTACATCAAGCGTTTTAAATGTTTTGCCCTCTTTACTAAACAAATATCGGCGTAAACCTTTAGGAATAATCTCAGTCGGAAATGAATTAGGGTCAGTTTGCCTTGGTGATTTTTCTGTGCGCAATAAGTTTTGTAAAAACGCGATAGCTTCAAGCAAAGGAGAGTCTTCTACACGTCCGGCAAAATCCAGATCAGTAAAAAGTTGCCTTAAGTTACGTTTGAATGTGGCGGATAATTTTGTGTAATGTGACCATTCAAATGCCGTTTTGTCGAAAGCAATATTGCGTAAGTAATCAGCAACTAATGGGAATCTCTCTTGTTCAAGCAATGCATAGGCTTTTTCTTTAATAATGGAAAAAGGTGTGTCATCGGTGATGGTGTCATCCGTAAACAGGCTCAATACATGACCCGCAGCCTGTAAATTTTTCGCTGCATTGGTAACCGCATTATTCATTGCTTCTTCAGCGGCACGCTTGGCCTGTTTCTCGTATTGATCGACCCAATGGAGCAATGCTTCAATTAAGTTGTCATTAATTTGCTGAAACCGATGAAAAGCAAAAAACAGCAGATATAACTGTGCAGTCTCTTTTTTCATGCGTTGAAGTTTATAAGTGGTATAAAACTTAACCATAGAAGCATAATACTTGCCGCTTTCATTGGAGATCCCCGCTGTTATGAGGAACTGCTTGGCAAACTCATGTAGAGGCTGGAAAAACTGCCGCCGTGCGACTTCATGTCGCAATTCTTTATAACTGAAATCTTTAGCTTCATGTTTTAATGCGCTGACGCGAAATACTCCTGACTCAGCCCGAAGCAAAGCCGCTAATTGCTGATCGATAAGTGAAGTCATGCAAGTGCTAAGTAATCGAGCAATACGGGTGCGTTCATAAGCCACCACTCTACCAATCATCTCTTGCATATACCGATAACTGGGCATGACAATACGGTGTAATGCTAAGTATTGGGTTAATTCACGAAAGATAAAGATAGGTTGTGTCGATAACATCGCAACCCGCTGTGCTTTATCTTCCAAATCAACTTTTACCTCATTATCACATTGTTTATACTGGAATAAATCAAGAATTGCTCGTTGTTGTTCAGCCCTAATCGGTCTTGAGGGACTTTTCAGTCTTGAAAGCGTTTTGGTGGGAAAGTACAGCGCGGCAATGTAATCCAAGTCATTTAGTACTGACGATTCTTGTTCATAACTGAAAAACTGCCGTTTGGCTTTGAAATAGCCCAGTTGCAATACTAAATGGGCTGCCACAGAAAACGTTCGGGTATTGTCGAATAGCTCGCGCTCTTTAGCACTTAAGTCAAAATATAATCGACGATCATCATCTGAGAAATGAGGTAATCCAAACAGTTCATCTATTTCATCAGTTGACAAAATAGATAGCCGCCGAACATCATTTTTCATGGTGCCCTCCCTATTTCACTACATCAAATAATTTCCCGCTCCGCGAGATGTGCAAGTGGAACCATACTTTTATGTAAGATCCCAAATACAACGAATTGATGCTCATGTTGGATGTAATAGATGACATGACTTGAATAAGGGAAGCTAAACACATTCATGCGTACCTCGGGTCTATTTTTCCCAAGGGTGGGTGTTTCAGCCAGCAGTTGAATCGTTTGTCTAAGTCCTGATAAATAGGTCTTCGACTGAGTCGTTCCCCATTGGGCTAACGTAAAGCGGTGAATACCTATCAGATCAGATTGTGCATCGGGCGTTAAATGATAAGTTACCGGCATTAGTCATACTGCCCTGCGGCCAGCTCATCAAAAAAGGTATTACCATCAACCAAATTGCCCATTTTGATGTCAGTTATGGCTTTCACCGCTTTGGATTGAAGCAAATGTAATTTTAGTGTCTCGATACTTTGGTATGCATCAGCTGAAATAACAACGGCCACAGGCTTGCCATTTTTATTAATTTGGATTGGAGCTTGTTGAGCTTTGAGCAACAAATCTCCAAAGTGAATTTTTGCTTCATTGGCTGAAAGAGTGTTCATTTATCACCTTTAAACGAATCGTTCGATTCGCTCAATTTACACCAGTTGGGCGATAAAAGTCAAAAATGCACCCTATCAAAATGTATACTATTTGATAGCTCTGGTTATTACCTATCAAAACTACTATCATAAGTGCATTATCAAAACCTTTAAAGAGATATGGTGATTTATGTCCAAAGTTGGTTATGCTCGAGTGAGTTCCACGGGTCAAAGCTTAGAAGTGCAACTGGGCAAGTTACATCGAGCTGAGTGCAATAAGATATATCAAGAAAAACGCAGTGGGAGGACGGCTGAACGGTCTGAATTTCAATCTTGCATGAGTTATTTACGTGAAGGGGATACCCTAGTGGTAACCCGACTCGATCGTCTTGCTCGCTCAGTCGTCCACTTAGCCCAGATTGCTTCGCGTTTTCAAAGTGAAGGTATTGATTTGCTCGTTATCGATCAGAACATTGATACGAGCACTTCGACTGGGAGACTCATGTTCAATATGTTGGCTGCTATTGCTGAGTTTGAAAATGACTTGCGGACAGAGAGGCAAGCTGAAGGTATCGCAAAAGCACATGAAAATGGAGTTAAATTTGGTAGGCCTGTAAAACTTACGGACACCTTAAAACAAGCAATTTATGATAAAAGAGCTGAGGGGGCCACTATTGGTCAGCTTGCCAAGGAGTATCACCTTGGAGAAGCTTCTATTTATCGGGCAATAAATTCAGTTAAGCAATCAATTGTTTCCCCCTACTCGATAGATGTTAAAGAGCTGCGAGATTATGGAAAATATAAAACGTGATTGATACTGACTATTGTATGTATTGACGTTTAAAATTAGCCTTACTGTATTAACGTAACATCAATAGGTATGATAAATTTTCCTTATCTAAAGAGCCTTAGCCTAACATTAATATTTCTACGAACAGTTAATGCAGCGAGTCACGGTAGGATCAAACATAAGCCGATTCAAATCGATATCTTCACCACAGACAAAACAGCTGCCATATTCATCGCTATTTATGCGCAATAATGCACCTTCAATAACTTGTAACTGATGCTGCTTGCGTCTCGCAGTTTCTAATTCCATTTGCTGTCCTTGCAATGCATCTATACGTGAAAGACGTCCGAGTCGTGATTGGTCAAGTTCGACAACTTGCACATCACTCGTTTGTGCTGCAATCTGCGCTAACAAACTTTCCAGCATTTGCTGTAACTGTAAATGCAGTTGTTGCTTTAGCTGCTCGTTCATTTCACCTCCAAACTTAAGCGTCAGAACCTATCTCTATTACTATGCACTAACCAGCGTCTTGGATACTGATTAGTGCAATATCAATAGCTGTTAGCGCAATAATAATAATGGGATATGGCTTTTACTGATCATCTTTGTGGTATTGCTTCCCACAAAAAACTCTCTTATCCGCGAATGGCCGTAGGCCCCCATCACCATAAGATCGATGTGATGCTCAAGTTGATAGATCTCAAGAGCCGTTTGAACTTCTCCCTGACAAACAGCGGTAACCACATTGAAATTCGCCGCCATCAGAGATTCGGTCACCAACGCCAGTTCTGCTGTCGCCTGTGATTGAGCATCAGACACCATCACCAAATGACATTCAAGCCCTTTTAAGAGTGGACTTGTTAGCACTTGATTAAGGGCTTTTTTCGCAGTAATGCTGCCATCGTAGGCAATCATAAATCGTTTCGGTGCTTCAAACTCTGTCATCACCACTAAAATAGGCTGCTTAACTGTGCGAATGACGTTTTCTAGATGGCTGCCAATCGCCTGCGCTTGATCTTGATGTTGCTCCCCTTGACGCCCCATCACCACCAATCTGGCATGGGATTCTTGCTCTAACAGGGTTTCGACTAAATCGCCGTGACGCTGCAAGGTTTTAACCACGACTGCAGGTTGTGCCTCCACGATGCGCGTTTGCGCATCTTGCAACATATACTTACCCTGCTCGAGTGCCAGCTTGCCCCGGCGCGCTTCGAGCTCAACCATTTCATTGAGCAAGTGCTCCCGTGGGCACTGTTGCAAAGTTAGCGATGAGGCAGCCTTTTGTCTTATTCAAAGGCCTTACATTTCAAAAACTCTGCTTACCAGGCGCATTTCGCCCAGGGGATCACCATAATAAAATGCTGAGGCCTGGCCTTTGCGTAGTGCACGCATCACCTCAATACCTTTGATGGTGGCGTAAGCCGTCTTCATGGATTTAAATCCCAGCGTGGCGCCGATTATCCGTTTCAGTTTGCCATGATCGCATTCAATCACGTTGTTCCGGTACTTAATCTGTCGGTGTTCAACGTCAGACGGGCACCGGCCTTCGCGTTTGAGCAGAGCAAGCGCGCGACCATAGGCGGGCGCTTTATCCGTGTTGATGAATCGCGGGATCTGCCACTTCTTCACGTTGTTGAGGATTTTACCCAGAAACCGGTATGCAGCTTTGCTGTTACGACGGGAGGAGAGATAAAAATCGACAGTGCGGCCCCGGCTGTCGACGGCCCGGTACAGATACGCCCAGCGGCCATTGACCTTCACGTAGGTTTCATCCATGTGCCACGGGCAAAGATCGGAAGGGTTACGCCAGTACCAGCGCAGCCGTTTTTCCATTTCAGGCGCATAACGCTGAACCCAGCGGTAAATCGTGGAGTGATCGACATTCACTCCGCGTTCAGCCAGCATCTCCTGCAGCTCACGGTAACTGATGCCGTATTTGCAGTACCAGCGTACGGCCCACAGAATGATGTCACGCTGAAAATGCCGGCCTTTGAATGGGTTCATGTGCAGCTCCATCAGCAAAAGGGGATGATAAGTTTATCACCACCGACTATTTGCAACAGTGCCTCAGCAATCATATTTTTAAATTATATAACTCCCAACTGAGCTTTTGCTCCAACGATAAGGCTTTCATTTTGAGTTTCTAAGGCAAATAAACCATACATCAAAGGAGAGGCCGCTGCTCTTTCTAAAGTCTGTTCATATAGTTTATTCCAAACTTTACCCCCTAGTTTTTCATACTCGATGATTAGAGTTTTGAGGCTTTCTTCTCCAAACAAAGTTACATGCCCAGCAAAATCAATCGCTGGGTCATCTATATGGGCTGTTGACCAATCAATAACGCCTGAAACAGCTCCATCCTTTGAAGCTAGTACATGCCCAGCATATAAATCGCCATGTATAAATTGGGTGAAATCTGCCCATAGAACATCATTATCCAACCATTTTCTGTAGCGGGTTTCCAATTGCTCACTTATACCAATTTCAGATTTTACTAACTGCAAATTGTTTGCTATTTCAGGTCTTAAATCTGAAGGTTTCATAATTTTCAAATCATTTTCCCGAACTTCTTTTTCAGGAATACTATGGATTTCAAATAAGGTTTTTGCCAAAGATGTTATGTATTTCGGGCTATCTTTGTCCATATTCCAAATTATTTCATAGGTTTCAGCATCCAAATTTAAAACAGGATTATCTTTAAGTATGGGATAAGCCACTAATTCTGTAGATGAAATTCTCCAATCAGGAACCTCTACAGAAAGATGTTTTTTTACCAATTCTAAAATGCGTTTTTCTTTCTTGATTTGTTCCCTCATGCCATCACGACGAGGAATACGCAGCAACCATTGTTGCCCCTTTGTATCAAGAGCAAAAACGACCTTAAAATCAATGCCCATTTCATTGAAATTCATTTTGTCCGTAAGCAACAAGCCGTGTGCTTCAGCAAGTGATTGAATATCTTGAATTGTCATTTTTAATTTCCTTTAAAGAGTTCAATAATTAATGTTCGGATTAGATTGGCTATCATTAACAATCTCTCTCAAAAGTCTTGATGATTTTGTGGTCTTTGATCTCGTAGATAATGTCAGCAATATTATCGACCAATTGCTTGTCATGAGATACGAAGATAATAGTTCCTGCATAGGACTTCATCATTGTTTCTAATGCGGCAATACTTTTTAGGTCAAGATAGTTTCCTGGTTCATCCATAAGCAAAATATTATATTTTCCTAAAAGCATTTTGGATAAAAGCAGTTTGATGATTTCACCTCCCGATAAGTCGGATAAGTTTTTTTGAATATCATTCGCTCCGATCCCCATTGAAGCCAATACTGCACGAATTTCCGCAACTGTGTACTCGCACTCTTCCTGCATAAAGGAGAGCACAGATTTATGCGTGTTAAATTTATATCCTGTTTGTGTAAAGTAGCCAATTTCAGCTTTTGGAGATATGGTTAATCCATCAGCACGTTCTGATATCATTTTTAACAAGGACGTTTTCCCTGTTCCATTCGATCCAGTTATAGCGA is a window of Enterobacter cloacae complex sp. ECNIH7 DNA encoding:
- a CDS encoding type II toxin-antitoxin system RelE/ParE family toxin, translating into MPVTYHLTPDAQSDLIGIHRFTLAQWGTTQSKTYLSGLRQTIQLLAETPTLGKNRPEVRMNVFSFPYSSHVIYYIQHEHQFVVFGILHKSMVPLAHLAEREII
- a CDS encoding Mph(E) family macrolide 2'-phosphotransferase; the encoded protein is MTIQDIQSLAEAHGLLLTDKMNFNEMGIDFKVVFALDTKGQQWLLRIPRRDGMREQIKKEKRILELVKKHLSVEVPDWRISSTELVAYPILKDNPVLNLDAETYEIIWNMDKDSPKYITSLAKTLFEIHSIPEKEVRENDLKIMKPSDLRPEIANNLQLVKSEIGISEQLETRYRKWLDNDVLWADFTQFIHGDLYAGHVLASKDGAVSGVIDWSTAHIDDPAIDFAGHVTLFGEESLKTLIIEYEKLGGKVWNKLYEQTLERAAASPLMYGLFALETQNESLIVGAKAQLGVI
- a CDS encoding type II toxin-antitoxin system Phd/YefM family antitoxin; the encoded protein is MNTLSANEAKIHFGDLLLKAQQAPIQINKNGKPVAVVISADAYQSIETLKLHLLQSKAVKAITDIKMGNLVDGNTFFDELAAGQYD
- a CDS encoding Tn3 family transposase, with the protein product MKNDVRRLSILSTDEIDELFGLPHFSDDDRRLYFDLSAKERELFDNTRTFSVAAHLVLQLGYFKAKRQFFSYEQESSVLNDLDYIAALYFPTKTLSRLKSPSRPIRAEQQRAILDLFQYKQCDNEVKVDLEDKAQRVAMLSTQPIFIFRELTQYLALHRIVMPSYRYMQEMIGRVVAYERTRIARLLSTCMTSLIDQQLAALLRAESGVFRVSALKHEAKDFSYKELRHEVARRQFFQPLHEFAKQFLITAGISNESGKYYASMVKFYTTYKLQRMKKETAQLYLLFFAFHRFQQINDNLIEALLHWVDQYEKQAKRAAEEAMNNAVTNAAKNLQAAGHVLSLFTDDTITDDTPFSIIKEKAYALLEQERFPLVADYLRNIAFDKTAFEWSHYTKLSATFKRNLRQLFTDLDFAGRVEDSPLLEAIAFLQNLLRTEKSPRQTDPNSFPTEIIPKGLRRYLFSKEGKTFKTLDVDRYEFLVYRLLRNSLEAGDVYVKHSNEFRRFEDDLISDLRWQDKERVLQDIGAPILLAPIQDTLAVFHTMLAARYSAINQHISDGVNKHIKVIGAAEKRRWKLLYPSSDESVNSDFYSQLPGIGIADLLWFVAGNTGFLNAFTHVLDRYVKHEADPREIFACIVAMGTNMGLAKMAEVSGLSSASMAGTSRNYLRLETLRAANDAISNATSQLPAFHLYDIQDTLHSSSDGQRIETQINTLNARYSPKYFGLQKGVSAYTLVANHVPINAKIIGTHEHESHYVFDLLHNNTSDIKPERHSTDTHGTNQVNFWILHAFGYHFAPRYRDLHKKMDTLVGSQHPNECGDWLIKPARKTNDELIEREWPNIQRIMASLAQKDVTQATIVRKLSSYSRQNQTKKALWELENICRTLYILDFVDDVGLRQCVQKALNRGEAYHRLRRAVAFVNGGKFRVKTEEEQQIWNECSRLITNAVIYYNTVLLSRVYEQKQTVGDQNALAQLHSISPVAWQHINMYGNFEFSPSTSKIDIDALVARYAEPEYWKQALIENENSSE
- a CDS encoding universal stress protein; this encodes MLNEMVELEARRGKLALEQGKYMLQDAQTRIVEAQPAVVVKTLQRHGDLVETLLEQESHARLVVMGRQGEQHQDQAQAIGSHLENVIRTVKQPILVVMTEFEAPKRFMIAYDGSITAKKALNQVLTSPLLKGLECHLVMVSDAQSQATAELALVTESLMAANFNVVTAVCQGEVQTALEIYQLEHHIDLMVMGAYGHSRIREFFVGSNTTKMISKSHIPLLLLR
- a CDS encoding IS6-like element IS26 family transposase, which codes for MNPFKGRHFQRDIILWAVRWYCKYGISYRELQEMLAERGVNVDHSTIYRWVQRYAPEMEKRLRWYWRNPSDLCPWHMDETYVKVNGRWAYLYRAVDSRGRTVDFYLSSRRNSKAAYRFLGKILNNVKKWQIPRFINTDKAPAYGRALALLKREGRCPSDVEHRQIKYRNNVIECDHGKLKRIIGATLGFKSMKTAYATIKGIEVMRALRKGQASAFYYGDPLGEMRLVSRVFEM
- a CDS encoding TraR/DksA family transcriptional regulator; protein product: MNEQLKQQLHLQLQQMLESLLAQIAAQTSDVQVVELDQSRLGRLSRIDALQGQQMELETARRKQHQLQVIEGALLRINSDEYGSCFVCGEDIDLNRLMFDPTVTRCINCS
- a CDS encoding recombinase family protein, yielding MSKVGYARVSSTGQSLEVQLGKLHRAECNKIYQEKRSGRTAERSEFQSCMSYLREGDTLVVTRLDRLARSVVHLAQIASRFQSEGIDLLVIDQNIDTSTSTGRLMFNMLAAIAEFENDLRTERQAEGIAKAHENGVKFGRPVKLTDTLKQAIYDKRAEGATIGQLAKEYHLGEASIYRAINSVKQSIVSPYSIDVKELRDYGKYKT